Within Thiomicrospira sp. XS5, the genomic segment TTGTATTCAAAAGTGCTGCTAAAAAATTAATTTACTTCATTATAAGTGAAGTTTAAGTGACATTAGAGAACTATTTAATTAGAATTACAGACATCTACACATTTAAACATATTCTGACAAAATAACAATTAAGCGGTGACAAAGGAATGGAAGAAATTAACCCGTTAGCGATAAAAGAAGAAAATATCGAAAAGGCCTCCAAAGCGCTCAAAGCCATGGGGCACCCTCTAAGACTCAAGATTTTATGTGTACTTGGAGACAGTGAACTTCCAGTCATGGACATCGTATCAAAAGTCGGAACCACTCAAAGCAACATTTCCCAACACATTGATATTTTAAGAGAAAAAGAAATCATCACCT encodes:
- a CDS encoding helix-turn-helix transcriptional regulator encodes the protein MEEINPLAIKEENIEKASKALKAMGHPLRLKILCVLGDSELPVMDIVSKVGTTQSNISQHIDILREKEIITSRRDGSKILCKVRDPQILNLLEAMQQTFCPV